The sequence GAGCCATGTGGCGCGTGAGGTCCCCCATCAGATCGGGGTGCACGGTGCGCTCCGAGAAGCGCCAGCCTCCCGGAGCGCGGTCATCTCGCTCGAACCGATCCACGTAGCGGCCGGACAGCACGGCCCGCAACGGCGCGCCGGGTTCGGCCTGCATCACGGTGAACGTGCAGCGAGCAGCGGCGGTACCCGCGCGCTCGTCGACGTCGACGACGACGTTCCCGAGCACGTGCTTGGTTCGCGGCGTCCCGTCGTCGTAGACGATCACGGAGTCGTACATGCGCCGGACCGCCCCGGGTCCCTCACGAACCGACCCATCACGCGCTGACCGGAACGCGCCGTGCTCGAAGAGTGCCGCGACGCCGTCGAAGTCGCCCGCGTCAAGACGCTCGGCGTAGGCCACGATCAGCGCGCGAATCGCCGCGTCGGAGT comes from Acidimicrobiia bacterium and encodes:
- a CDS encoding nuclear transport factor 2 family protein, translating into MDSDAAIRALIVAYAERLDAGDFDGVAALFEHGAFRSARDGSVREGPGAVRRMYDSVIVYDDGTPRTKHVLGNVVVDVDERAGTAAARCTFTVMQAEPGAPLRAVLSGRYVDRFERDDRAPGGWRFSERTVHPDLMGDLTRHMAR